The following is a genomic window from Streptomyces sp. NBC_01381.
CGAACGCGGCCGCGAGCTCGCCGCCTACGATGCCTGCGGTGAGCAGCCTCCCGGTGAGTGGATCGACGCCACCGACCGCGTCCTCGCCGAAGCCGAACAGGCACGCGCCCGCGGCGCGGCCTGACATCCCAGAACCCGCACACGCAGCGTCGCGAATTGGCTACGCTGCATGCACGGAGACCGACCCGATCACTGCGGCACTCAAGGGACACGTATGTCCGTGATCGATTAGAAGGGTCGGCTCATGTACCGACTGAAGTACGACCCAGGGGTCGAAGCAGTCCACGACGCGCTCCCCCCAGAGGCCAGCGAGCAACTCAGCATCACGCTCGCCGCCGCCTGCCACGACCCCCTCGGCGCCACACAGCCCTACGGTGACGTCGAAGACGACGTCATGCGCATGGCCGTCACCGAGCACGTCTTCGCCGTTCTGCTCCTCGGTCACACGCTGAATACCGTGACCGTCTTACAGATCAACTACCTCGGCTAGCGCCCGGCCTCGACGCGCACCCCAGAGCCCCAAGGATCATCCTGGAAGAGCGGGTCCAGGAGGTCGCCATGGGCGCAGAGGCATGGCAAGCGTGGATAGCCGGGGCGGCCGTGGTGCTGGCCGGTATAGGTCTCTTCATTGGACTCCGCTCCGCGGCGCGAGCCCGTCTGCGTGAGCTCGAGAACGTCTACTTCGAGCGCTACTGGAAGATCATCGACCAGCTCGATCACGCAGCCCTGACAGCGCAGCAACCCAGAAGCTCACGCCGACGCATCCGCTGTTGCGTCCACGGCGACCCCGCCCCAGACGCCGTCTCCGCCGACCCAGCAATCCGCAGAACCTGCGTGCTCTATCTCCGCCTCTGCGAAGACGAACTCCGTCTCCGCGAATCGGGGCTCGTCAGCGCAGACACGTGGTGCGCTTGGAAGAAGGGCATGGCCTACCAGCTCCGGGTATGGCCGGTGCGCGGTGAGTGGAAAGCCGTCCGTGGAACACAAGGCGGATCCGCCGGAAGCAAGAGCAGGCAGTACAGGCTGCTGAGACAGTGCGAGCCCATCTTCGATGGCGACGAGATGAAAGATCCCATCTCATTCGATCGGTGGCGGGACCGCACCTACTGTCGGTGGCGAGGGGCCACTCGGTCCAAGAAGGCAGAGGAACGGCGTCGGCAGCGGCGCAGCGTCCGGAAGTAGCGCGAGCCGCCGGGTGGTAGTGCGCTCCGGCACGTGCGCCAGGTATGTGCCACCCGATGGCCGGTTTGCCCGCTTGTCGCCAATTCAACCGGGCCCCACTCTGACCAGGTCAGCTGACGACCACAGGGGGCCCATGGCGATCTTCGGCAACGACAACGCAGACCTGCTACGGCAGGCAATCGGCCAGCTCGGACAGATCGGCGCCGACCTCGCCGCCCTCAAACAGCAAGTTTCCGACCAGCAGCTCGCCATCGACCAGATCCGGCAGGACACCACCGCCGCCCTCAACAGCGGCCTCACCGAGAACCGGGCCGTAATCCGCGACGGCCTCGCCCGCACCCACGACACGATCGGTGACCCACTCACCCGCATCAGCACCGAACTCGTCGCCATCCGCGGCGGCATCAGCCAGCTCGACAGCCAAGCCAAAAGCGCGGCAGCAGCTCAACCAGTCTCGCTGGAACACGAACCTGACACCGAGTCGACGCCCGCCCAAGACCGGAAGCCCGAAGCGGCGCCACCAGCAGAAGCGGGCACGGCAGACGAAGCCATCCTCCGTGCCGCAGCCGGCATCTCCGCAGCCACCCTCCAAGCCCACCGCGACACCTGGGAATTCCTCGTCAAACACGCCGGACCCGACCAGCACTTCCACGTCCCCGGCGCCGTCACCATCCAGAACGGCGCCGTCACCGCAGCCGTATCAGGACCGAGCCTCGTAGCCGCCATCACCAGCCTCGACGAAGTCAGCCGAACCGGAGACACGCCCGGCACCCGCGCCATCGCCGCACACCTCCACAAACGGCTCACCGACACCGTCCGGGCCATCGTCGAAAACCCGCACCAAGGCCAAGGTGCCGAACCCGTCACCGTCGTCATCGACGACAGGGCCGCCGCCGAAAGCGGCAGTGGCGGGTACGAAGCAACTGATCGCGACTAGGACACGACAGCGCCCCCGCTCGGAGATCGGGCGGGGGTCTTCGTGCGTGCGTGATCAGTGCGGCAGCGCTTCATCCAGGTACGCCTGAACCGGCCCGAACAGGCCCCCCGGCACCAGCTGCGGAATCCCGTCGAGACGCACCCAGGCGACCTCCGCCACCTCCCGCGGAGACGCCGCACGAGCCTCACCTGACAGCCACCGACACGCCACGTACACGACCCGCCGCCCCGACGTCGGATGCAGCCGCTCACCGATCACCGACAGCGGCTCTGCGACGACACCCGCCTCCTCCAACGCCTCCCGGGCAGCCGCCTGTTCGGACGCCTCGTCCGGCTCCACTTTTCCAGCAGGGAACTGCCAGAGCAGCGAAACCTCAGCGACACGGCGTCGGATCAGCAGCACGCGGCCGTCATGCACGATCACTGCGGCGGCGATCGTCGGCTCCACGCGTAACCTCAACTCTCCCTCCGAGAAGCGCCGTTCACGATATGCTGCTGCCCACACGCGGTCATCATGCCGCCATGAGCGACAGCGACAACGGCGTGAAGAAGATCCCCGCCAAAATCTGGATATGGGGCGGACTCGGCACCGCCGCCCTCATCGCAGCCATCATCTGGGCCCCTTGGTACTTCGAAGGCCAGCACGTCCGAGATGGCAGCCTCGCGTCCTCCGCCGGGATCATCATCACTGGGCTCCGCACCGCCTTCATCGCCGTCATCGCCGGCGCCATCGGAGGGCTCGGCCTCTGGTACACGCACCGCAACCACAAGCTCGCTCGAGAGCAATTCGAGGAAAACCAGGTGCAGTTCGCCCGCCAATATCACCAGGCGCAGCAAGAGTACGAGCTGGCACATCAGCAGTTCCTTCTGGTGCAGAACCAGTTCAAGCACACAGAGAAGCAGTTCGAGTACGAACAGGAGAAGGACCGGGCGTCGGCAGAGCAAACGAACCGAACGACGACCACCGACGACTACGTGACATCCATCAAGCTGCTGGGAAGCCAGAACCTCCCAGAACGGCTCGGTGCCATCTACGGCCTCCAACGCATCGCGAGAGACTCACCTGAGGACCGAGACAGGATCAGGCAGGTGCTTACAGCCTTCTTCAATCATCGGGTTTCTGAGCAAGCTGACGCTGCCCGCAGCGGAGCCAGGTACACAGCCGAGGACATGGACGCGGCCCGCCGCGTGGCCCACGAGCTCGGCGAGGGCGGCACGCCAACGGGTGGATAGCTGGCGCCGACCGACAACCCGGCGCACAGCTTCAGGTGGGCGCCCCACCCGGAACGGCAGGGCGTCAGTGGCCTACACCAGCGGGTCGGCGTGCAGGAGCGCCTCGAGCTGGACGTTGACGGCCTCGGCGAGCGCGTCCGCCAGGTCGACGGGTACGGGGACGTGGCCCTGTTCTGTGCGATAGATCGTCCACTGGGACTTGCCGACGGCTGCGGCGAGTTCGGGGACGGTGAGGCCCGCGGAGCGGCGGGCGGAACGCAGGGCGGGACCACTGAAGGAGCGCGGCACGGGGCATCCCAGGGCGTGGGCAGCGAGCGGGAGTCGAGGTCTCCGTCCGGTCTCGCATCACGCTGCGGCTACGGCATCACGTTGCTTCGCCCACCGACGCCGCTCACCTTCGTCCCCGCGGAGCATCACGCTCGAGTCCGCCTCCCGGCGGGCTGGGACCTTGGCTGTACGGCTAACGCATCCTCGGTGGCAGGATACGCCAACTACCTCAGCTTGAACATGGGTTCAAAGGTGCACCTTGGGTTACGCCTTTGAATCCTTACGCTAGGTGATGGTCATGGAGATAAGACAACGGCGCACCCCGCCAGATGAGTTCGGGCCCATGCTGCGCTGCGCCCGCGAACGAGCAGGGATCGGGCAGCGGGAAGCGGCTCGGCTGGTCGGTGTGAGTCAGGGGTACCTGTGGCTGCTCGAGGCCGGTCGGCGGGTCCCGTCGGTGGCCGTCGCTGAGGTGCTCGCCACGACGCTCGCTCTCACGACCTAGGAGTGCGGGCAGCTTCGTGCGGCGGCTGTCGAGGACGCCGGGCGCAGCGGCTCAACCCGCGGTGCGGCGTAACGAAATGCGTAACGGAAAGGGTCCAACTGGACCGGACACTTCGTCGTTGCAGCTGTCAGCGCTTCCAGCGCTCGAGGGCGACTTCTTGCTTGGTCAGGAACCCCTCCATCGCTCGCGACAGTGGCCCCTGCACGAGGAAGTCGTCGCCATAGGCGGCCTCGAGGTCGTTCCACGCGTAGTCCATGAGGCGCTGGCCGCGCTCGAAGGGGTGCAGCCAGATCCAGTCCAGCACTCGCTGCCCCTTCACGACCGACAGGCCCGCAGCGCCAGCCGCGATCGGGAAGGTGGCCAAGCTCGCGTTCTGAGCGTCGAACAGGACGACCTCGGCCTCGTTGAGCCGGCCGTAGAAGTCGACGCGCTCGGCAGAGAACGGGGGGAAGTCGAAGCGCAGTTCGCGGCGGAAGCACTTCCCGAACGCCTCGACGATCCGGCGCAACTTCATGTCGTCCGTCGCTCGGATCATGGTGTGCCCGTAGTTCGGCTTGTCGACGTGCAGCAGCGGATACATCTTGATCGTCGTTCGCTCCTGCGCCCCGTCCTTGCCGGGCCAGAAGCTGTCCCGTTCGGTGCGGCGCTCGGCCAGGACCGCCCGGCGGTCCTCGGGGGACAACTCATCGAGAGGCATGGGGCTTCTCCCTACTCCTGGTCGTCGTGTTCGGCCAACCGCTCGGCGATGCGGGCGGCGATGCCGTAGCCGGGGCTGCTGTCGAGGCGCCCCTGCTTCTGGTCGTACAGCTGGGTCGTGCGCGGGTCCTTGTGGTCGGCGAAGTCCTGCACGTCATGCAGCTTTGCGCCGGGCGCGGCGAGCGCGTGTGTCACCGCGTCGTGCTTGAGAACGTGAGGGTGGAAGGCGGCCGCGTTCTTGATTCCTGCCTTGTCGGCGAGCCGACGGACCAGCGTCCACACGTACTTGGGGTCGAGCGGCCGCCCGGTGCTGGTCTGGAACAGAGGGCCCTCGGTGCGGCCGTCGAGGTATAGGTCGATGGCGTGCCCGGCAGCGGGCGGGACGGCCTTGCGTTTGCGTCGGCCGCCCTTGAGGCGGACGTCCAGCGTGCGGTGCCCCTTGTCGTACCCGAGGTCTTCCACGCGGGCGCTCAGCGCGGAGTCGAGGCGCAGGGCCATCGAGTACATGGTGAGGAGTAGGGCGTAGGCGCGCGGCGAGTCGTCGCGCGCCGCGGCGAGCAGTAGCGCCGACTCCACCTCGGTGGAGCCGCGGGTCGTCGAGTCTGCCTGCTCGAGGTCGGGACGGTTCACCAGCTCGAACGGGTCGGAGCCCTCGCGGCGGGCGCGCACCGCATACGCGTGGAAGGACGAGCAGGCTGACAACAAGTTCGCGCGGGCGCTGTCGGACCGGGGCGGACCGACAGGCTCCTTCTGCCCGCGCTTGCCGCCCTTGACGGATTTCATGGTCGGCGCGGTCTCGAGGTAGCGGGAGAACGCCTCGGCGAGCGGGAAGTCCGCCTCGAGCGGGTGGCCGGCCCTGCGCCGCGCGTACTGCTCCCAGACGCGGAACTGGCGGATGTAGGTGCTGCGAGTGTTGGGAGTCTTCTGCCGGGCGATCCAGGCGCCGGCGAGCGCGGGCAGCGGGTCACCCTGCGGGTAGTGCGCGGCGAGCTCGCTGGCGAAGTCGAGAGCTTCCTTGGGCCAGTCGTCGGCCGCGCTGCGGACCGGGGTGTCGAGAACAGCGTCGGGGCGGATGGCTATCTCGCTCATGGTCAACTCCCGGTGAAGAGCGGTGCATTGAGCCCCGCCATTCATGAGTACCACATAACAGTGATTATGTGGTGGCGAGTTGACCGCCTAGTGGGAAGCCGCGGGGTGCTCTCAGACGTCGTTGTCAGCGGTGTGGCGTAGCGTTGAGCCGTCAACTATTCGTGCCGCATGGCTGCTTGCGCGGATGCACCGATGCCCCGCCCGATGGACAGCGCCAAGGGCGGGGCGTCGTATTGCCTGGTGTGCCACATCTGTGCCAGCACGGCTATCAATCCGCAGGTCAGAGGCGGGCAACCGCACCCCCCATATGCGATTAGAGGGTCACCTCAGGGCGGTGCCGTCATCTGTTCCGTGGAGCTCGAGCATCCGTGGCTCGGTCGCCGCCCGCACCTCTGAGGCCAGAGAGGACCACCAGGTACGAGCTGCGTCGAGCATCTCGGCCGCGAACATGTCGACCATGAGATCCAGACCGTCACTGGTCGGGTTCCGGTGGTTGCTGTTGCCCTTCTCTCCAGGGACGTAGAAGTGGAATTTCTCGAGCGCTTCCCTCGTGCTCTGGCCTTAGGGTCAGACGGCGGGCGGTGGCCCGTCATCCTCCGTCGGCTGCCAGCCGGCGCGGGTGCGCAGCCGGTCCTGGTGCTGCTCGGCCGCGCTGCGCGTCGACAGCTCGATGACATCCGGCTCAGGCTGCCCTAGGGCGCATGCGGCGAGGCGCTCCGCGGCCGTCGTCTTCCTGGTCTTCTTCTCAGGCATCGACGTCTCCTTCTCCCTGCATCGACTCGGCGAGCGAGCTGACCGTGAGCGGGACCGGGCGGCGAGGCCCATGCAGCGGGCGGCGGCGAGCTCCTCGCGGCAGCACGCCTACCGGTTGATGGAGCAGCTGGGACTGCGGTGGGTACGTCTGTACGACGCGCGGCATGCGGTCCTGAAGTACCTGGCGGTCAACGGCGTGCCGGACGTGATCCTGGCGGCGTGGGCAGGTCACACGAACGCGGCTTTCACGAAGGCCAGGTACGTCGCCCCGGATGCGGAGGATCTCCGCTCGGCCGCCGATGCTCTTGACG
Proteins encoded in this region:
- a CDS encoding NUDIX domain-containing protein, which gives rise to MEPTIAAAVIVHDGRVLLIRRRVAEVSLLWQFPAGKVEPDEASEQAAAREALEEAGVVAEPLSVIGERLHPTSGRRVVYVACRWLSGEARAASPREVAEVAWVRLDGIPQLVPGGLFGPVQAYLDEALPH
- a CDS encoding helix-turn-helix transcriptional regulator, with the translated sequence MPRSFSGPALRSARRSAGLTVPELAAAVGKSQWTIYRTEQGHVPVPVDLADALAEAVNVQLEALLHADPLV
- a CDS encoding tyrosine-type recombinase/integrase, which gives rise to MSEIAIRPDAVLDTPVRSAADDWPKEALDFASELAAHYPQGDPLPALAGAWIARQKTPNTRSTYIRQFRVWEQYARRRAGHPLEADFPLAEAFSRYLETAPTMKSVKGGKRGQKEPVGPPRSDSARANLLSACSSFHAYAVRARREGSDPFELVNRPDLEQADSTTRGSTEVESALLLAAARDDSPRAYALLLTMYSMALRLDSALSARVEDLGYDKGHRTLDVRLKGGRRKRKAVPPAAGHAIDLYLDGRTEGPLFQTSTGRPLDPKYVWTLVRRLADKAGIKNAAAFHPHVLKHDAVTHALAAPGAKLHDVQDFADHKDPRTTQLYDQKQGRLDSSPGYGIAARIAERLAEHDDQE
- a CDS encoding helix-turn-helix transcriptional regulator, yielding MEIRQRRTPPDEFGPMLRCARERAGIGQREAARLVGVSQGYLWLLEAGRRVPSVAVAEVLATTLALTT